In one Rhodococcus sp. B50 genomic region, the following are encoded:
- a CDS encoding cysteine desulfurase-like protein produces MAYDVARIRGLIPSLGDGWIHLDPRAGMQIPDVVSRTVSTAFRNSAASATGRHLSSRRSAAILEEARVAVAELVGADPAGVVLGPSHAVLLAWLAEALSSRLGLGTGMVLSRLDDEANIAPWLRVASRYGAQVRWAEIEIETCELPTWQYEELITPTTRLVALTAASSIVGTAPDVRAVADLVHEVGGLMVVDAAGAAPYAHIDIDDLGADVLTVDMAAWGGPQIGALVFADPGHLERVPAMSLNPHARGAERLEVGGHQFGLLAGIPASIDFIASLDDDATGSRRERLDISISSMQNYQDVLFDRLMRQLDSLTGVIVLGRASSRVPTLSFTVDGVPAEKVAAHLADRRIATVASTRGSSRLLDSLGVSDEGGAVSIGLAPYTTSFEVDQLVRELRNL; encoded by the coding sequence ATGGCTTACGACGTTGCCCGGATCCGGGGGCTCATCCCCTCGCTCGGCGACGGTTGGATCCATCTCGATCCACGGGCCGGCATGCAGATCCCCGACGTGGTGTCACGCACCGTGTCCACTGCGTTCCGGAACTCGGCCGCCTCGGCCACGGGACGGCACCTGTCGTCGCGTCGCAGCGCCGCGATCCTCGAGGAGGCGCGCGTCGCGGTCGCGGAACTCGTGGGTGCGGATCCGGCCGGGGTCGTCCTGGGCCCGAGTCACGCGGTGTTGCTCGCCTGGCTCGCCGAAGCCCTCAGTTCCCGCCTCGGACTCGGCACCGGCATGGTGTTGTCGCGGCTCGACGACGAAGCGAACATCGCTCCGTGGCTGCGGGTCGCGAGCCGCTACGGCGCGCAGGTGCGGTGGGCCGAGATCGAGATCGAGACGTGTGAGCTGCCCACCTGGCAGTACGAGGAACTCATCACGCCCACCACCCGGCTCGTCGCGCTCACCGCGGCGTCGTCGATCGTCGGCACCGCGCCCGACGTGCGAGCCGTGGCCGATCTCGTCCACGAGGTGGGTGGCCTCATGGTCGTCGACGCCGCCGGCGCCGCCCCCTACGCCCATATCGACATCGACGATCTCGGCGCCGACGTCCTCACCGTCGACATGGCCGCGTGGGGCGGACCGCAGATCGGCGCGCTCGTCTTCGCCGACCCCGGACATCTCGAACGGGTGCCGGCGATGTCGCTGAACCCGCATGCGCGCGGGGCCGAGCGCCTCGAGGTGGGCGGCCACCAGTTCGGCCTGCTCGCAGGCATCCCCGCGTCCATCGACTTCATCGCCTCGCTCGACGACGACGCCACCGGCTCACGACGCGAACGTCTCGACATCTCGATCAGCTCGATGCAGAACTACCAGGACGTGCTGTTCGACCGGCTGATGCGGCAACTCGACAGCCTCACCGGTGTGATCGTGCTCGGCCGCGCGTCGAGTCGCGTCCCCACCCTGAGCTTCACCGTCGACGGGGTCCCGGCCGAGAAGGTGGCTGCGCACCTCGCCGACCGTCGCATTGCGACGGTGGCGAGCACCCGCGGATCGAGCCGTCTCCTCGACTCCCTCGGCGTCAGCGACGAAGGGGGAGCGGTGAGCATCGGTCTCGCCCCCTACACGACGAGCTTCGAGGTGGATCAGCTCGTCCGCGAGCTCCGCAACCTCTAG
- a CDS encoding bacterial proteasome activator family protein: protein MTHPDNDQVLVIGPDGRPIRVSREEAARVEVDTDSEAKADENGGESLADMVEQPAKVMRIGTMIKQLLEEVKAAPLDDASRTRLKDIHLSSIRELGQGLAPDLREELERLALPFGEDSVPSDAELRIAQAQLVGWLEGLFHGIQTALFAQQMAARAQLEQMRQGALPPGVAQGGHGHTDQQLPGQTHPGTGQYL from the coding sequence ATGACGCATCCGGACAACGACCAGGTTCTCGTGATCGGCCCCGACGGCCGGCCCATCCGTGTCTCCCGCGAGGAGGCCGCTCGTGTCGAGGTCGACACCGACTCGGAGGCCAAGGCGGACGAGAACGGCGGCGAATCTCTGGCCGACATGGTCGAGCAGCCGGCGAAGGTCATGCGGATCGGCACCATGATCAAGCAGCTCCTCGAGGAAGTGAAGGCCGCGCCGCTCGACGACGCCAGCCGCACCCGGCTCAAGGACATCCACCTCTCCTCCATCCGCGAGCTCGGGCAGGGACTCGCCCCCGACCTGCGTGAGGAACTGGAGCGGCTCGCGCTGCCCTTCGGCGAGGACTCGGTGCCCTCCGATGCCGAACTGCGCATCGCGCAGGCCCAGCTCGTCGGCTGGCTCGAAGGTCTGTTCCACGGGATCCAGACGGCCCTGTTCGCTCAGCAGATGGCGGCCCGCGCCCAGCTCGAGCAGATGCGTCAGGGAGCGCTTCCGCCCGGCGTCGCGCAGGGCGGTCACGGTCACACCGATCAACAGCTTCCCGGTCAGACCCACCCCGGGACCGGCCAGTACCTCTAG
- the wzt gene encoding galactan export ABC transporter ATP-binding subunit Wzt/RfbE: MVSRVSIETRGACVDFPIFDAKTRSLKKAFLGKAGGAIGRNNSDVVVVEALRDITMSLKEGDRVGLVGHNGAGKSTLLRLLSGIYEPTRGHARVKGRVAPVFDLGVGMDPEISGYENIIIRGMFLGMSRKQMLAKVDEIADFTELGDYLNMPLRTYSTGMRVRVALGVVTSIDPEILLLDEGIGAVDAEFMKKARVRLQDLVARSGILVFASHSNEFLAQLCDQAMWIDHGQIREQGDIEHVVRSYEGDEAGDHVRTILHELERERTAKSAHDAAASTGSNGG, translated from the coding sequence ATCGTGAGTCGGGTCAGCATCGAAACGCGCGGCGCGTGCGTCGACTTTCCCATCTTCGACGCCAAGACCCGCTCCCTGAAGAAGGCCTTCCTGGGTAAGGCGGGCGGAGCGATCGGCCGCAACAACTCCGACGTGGTGGTCGTCGAGGCTCTGCGCGACATCACGATGTCGCTGAAGGAAGGCGACCGCGTCGGACTCGTCGGCCACAACGGTGCCGGAAAGTCCACCCTGCTGCGCCTGCTCTCGGGGATCTACGAGCCCACGCGCGGCCACGCTCGGGTGAAGGGCCGCGTCGCGCCGGTGTTCGATCTCGGCGTCGGCATGGATCCGGAGATCTCCGGCTACGAGAACATCATCATCCGCGGCATGTTCCTCGGGATGAGCCGCAAGCAGATGCTGGCCAAGGTCGACGAGATCGCCGACTTCACCGAGCTCGGCGATTACCTCAACATGCCGCTGCGCACCTACTCGACCGGCATGCGGGTGCGTGTCGCGCTCGGCGTGGTCACCAGTATCGATCCCGAGATCCTGCTCCTCGACGAAGGCATCGGCGCGGTCGACGCGGAGTTCATGAAGAAGGCGCGGGTGCGTCTGCAGGATCTCGTCGCCCGTTCGGGCATCCTCGTGTTCGCCAGCCATTCCAACGAGTTCCTCGCCCAGCTGTGCGACCAGGCGATGTGGATCGATCACGGACAGATCCGTGAGCAGGGCGACATCGAGCACGTGGTGCGGTCCTACGAGGGCGACGAGGCCGGCGACCACGTGCGCACGATCCTCCACGAGCTCGAGCGCGAGCGGACCGCGAAGTCCGCCCACGACGCCGCCGCCTCGACGGGTTCGAACGGTGGCTGA
- the glfT1 gene encoding galactofuranosyltransferase GlfT1 — MADERIIGVVVTHRRRELLADSLKVLASQSRPLDHLVVVDNGDEDAVRELVDAVDLPTSYLGSKHNLGGAGGFALGILYALSLGADRVWLADDDGRPEGPDVLATLLDCARRNGLAEVSPVVCDIAQPDRLAFPLRRGVVWRRWRHELGDEDLLPGIASLFNGALFTTAAIDAVGVPDLRLFVRGDEVEVHRRLVRSGLPFGTCLQTAYLHPDGADEFKPILGGRMHTQYPDNDTKRFFTYRNRGYLLSQPGLRRLLPQEWVRFGWYFLVTRRDPAGLREWIRLRRLGREEKFERP; from the coding sequence GTGGCTGACGAACGGATCATCGGCGTCGTCGTCACACACCGTCGCCGCGAACTGCTGGCCGACTCCCTGAAAGTTCTTGCCTCGCAGTCTCGTCCGCTCGACCATCTCGTGGTGGTCGACAACGGCGACGAGGACGCGGTGCGCGAACTCGTCGACGCGGTGGACCTGCCCACGAGCTATCTCGGCTCGAAGCACAATCTCGGCGGCGCGGGCGGCTTCGCCCTCGGCATCCTGTACGCGCTGTCGCTGGGAGCCGATAGGGTCTGGCTCGCCGACGACGACGGTCGCCCCGAGGGACCGGACGTGCTCGCGACGCTGCTGGACTGCGCGCGGCGCAACGGTCTGGCCGAGGTGTCACCGGTCGTGTGCGACATCGCGCAACCCGACCGCCTCGCCTTCCCGCTGCGCCGGGGCGTCGTGTGGCGGCGGTGGCGGCATGAACTCGGCGACGAGGACCTGCTCCCCGGCATCGCCTCGCTGTTCAACGGTGCGCTCTTCACGACCGCGGCGATCGACGCGGTGGGCGTGCCCGACCTGCGGTTGTTCGTCCGCGGCGACGAAGTCGAGGTGCACCGACGCCTCGTCCGTTCGGGCCTGCCCTTCGGCACCTGCCTGCAGACGGCCTACCTGCATCCCGACGGCGCCGACGAGTTCAAGCCCATCCTCGGCGGCCGGATGCACACGCAGTACCCGGACAACGACACCAAACGCTTCTTCACCTACCGCAACCGTGGCTACCTGTTGTCGCAGCCGGGACTGCGCCGGCTGCTGCCCCAGGAATGGGTGCGGTTCGGCTGGTACTTCCTCGTCACCCGCCGCGACCCGGCCGGGCTGCGCGAGTGGATCCGGTTGCGCAGGCTCGGACGCGAGGAGAAGTTCGAGCGTCCCTGA
- a CDS encoding molybdopterin oxidoreductase family protein, translating into MATVDRIADPWGSRTPYGPGGRWPTRVDTFLAEGLTEDDVDRWVQSATILHSNGDGLDIAVKDGRMVGVRGRAVDRVNHGRLDPKDLFGWQANHSADRLTTPLIRRDGTLVETDWDTAMDAVAGRTKHLLDERGPSSVGFYTTGQLFLEEYYTLALIGHGGIGTNHMDGNTRLCTATAAAALKQSFGCDGQPGSYTDIDHADVIALYGHNMAETQTVTWSRILDRLAGPNPPAVICVDPRRTPVARAATVHLAPRPGTNVVLMNGLLHEILQRGWIDEDYIENHTVGFDELRTQVTDYSLGKAAEICDVPLEDLRETARLLGTAKRLLSTVLQGFYQSHQATAAAVQVNNIHLVRGMLGKPGCGILQMNGQPTAQNTRECGADGDLPAFRNWANDAHVEDLARVWNIDPMRIPHYTAPTHLMQMMRYAEDGSIRFLYVSGTNPAVSLPELRRVREILSQERLFLVVQDIFLSETAQLADVVLPAATWGEKTGTFTNTDRTVHLSEKAVEPPGQARPDLDIFVDYARRLDLRDKDGDPLVKWSTPEEAFEAWKECTAGRPCDYTGITYEKLRGGSGIQWPCNTDAPDGTERLYEDEKFWAAPDYCENYGRDMVTGAPVEPTEYRALNPFGKAIIKAGEYLPPHETVSDDYPYLLTTGRTLYHFHTRTKTGRAPQLQRAAPEVWVEMSESDAERHGWSEGDLLRIDTPRGHVTARLRISGIRTGVLFLPFHYGYWDTPAGHEPALEGRAANELTFTDWDPASKQPLFKSGAARVERVAVADDGPSAAPTTTASAPVSGTAPATSGGPDAETTEMFDDGGPR; encoded by the coding sequence ATGGCCACCGTGGATCGAATCGCGGACCCGTGGGGCTCGCGTACCCCGTACGGACCGGGCGGGCGCTGGCCCACTCGCGTCGACACCTTTCTCGCCGAGGGGCTGACCGAGGACGACGTCGACAGGTGGGTGCAGTCGGCGACGATCCTGCATTCCAACGGTGACGGACTCGACATCGCAGTCAAGGACGGGCGCATGGTGGGGGTACGAGGACGTGCCGTCGATCGGGTCAATCACGGTCGGCTCGACCCGAAGGACCTGTTCGGCTGGCAGGCGAACCACTCGGCGGACCGGCTCACGACACCGTTGATCAGGCGCGACGGCACGCTCGTCGAGACGGACTGGGACACCGCGATGGATGCCGTCGCCGGGCGCACGAAGCACTTGCTCGACGAGCGCGGCCCCAGTTCGGTCGGCTTCTACACCACCGGCCAGCTGTTCCTGGAGGAGTACTACACCCTCGCGCTGATCGGTCACGGCGGCATCGGCACCAACCACATGGACGGCAACACCCGCCTGTGTACGGCGACGGCGGCGGCCGCTCTCAAGCAGTCCTTCGGATGCGACGGCCAGCCCGGGTCCTACACCGACATCGATCACGCCGACGTCATCGCGCTCTACGGACACAACATGGCCGAGACGCAGACGGTGACGTGGAGTCGGATCCTCGACCGGCTCGCCGGCCCGAATCCCCCGGCGGTGATCTGTGTGGATCCGCGGCGGACGCCGGTCGCGCGGGCCGCGACGGTGCACCTGGCCCCGCGTCCGGGCACCAATGTCGTCCTCATGAACGGGCTGCTGCACGAGATCCTGCAGCGCGGGTGGATCGACGAGGACTACATCGAGAACCACACCGTCGGATTCGACGAACTGCGCACCCAGGTCACCGACTACTCCCTCGGGAAGGCCGCCGAGATCTGCGACGTCCCGCTCGAGGATCTGCGGGAGACCGCTCGGCTCCTCGGCACCGCGAAGCGGCTGCTCTCGACGGTCCTGCAGGGCTTCTACCAGTCCCATCAGGCCACCGCGGCCGCCGTGCAGGTGAACAACATTCATCTCGTACGCGGCATGCTGGGGAAGCCCGGGTGCGGAATCCTGCAGATGAACGGGCAGCCCACCGCGCAGAACACCCGCGAATGCGGAGCCGACGGCGACCTGCCGGCCTTCCGGAACTGGGCCAACGACGCGCACGTCGAAGACCTCGCGCGCGTGTGGAACATCGACCCGATGCGGATCCCGCACTACACCGCGCCCACCCATCTGATGCAGATGATGCGGTACGCCGAGGACGGTTCGATCCGCTTCCTCTACGTGAGTGGGACGAACCCGGCCGTGTCGCTGCCGGAACTGCGTCGTGTACGCGAGATCCTCTCCCAGGAAAGGCTTTTCCTGGTAGTCCAGGACATCTTCCTGTCGGAGACCGCGCAGCTCGCCGACGTCGTCCTGCCCGCTGCGACCTGGGGTGAGAAGACCGGGACGTTCACGAATACCGATCGGACCGTGCACCTGTCGGAGAAGGCCGTCGAACCGCCCGGGCAGGCCCGGCCCGATCTCGACATCTTCGTCGACTACGCGCGCCGGCTCGACCTGCGGGACAAGGACGGCGATCCGCTCGTGAAGTGGTCCACGCCGGAGGAGGCGTTCGAGGCGTGGAAGGAGTGCACGGCCGGGCGACCGTGTGACTACACGGGCATCACCTACGAGAAGTTGCGCGGTGGAAGCGGGATCCAGTGGCCGTGCAATACGGACGCCCCCGACGGGACCGAACGTCTCTACGAGGACGAGAAGTTCTGGGCCGCACCGGATTACTGCGAAAACTACGGGCGGGATATGGTCACCGGCGCGCCGGTCGAACCCACCGAGTACCGGGCACTGAACCCCTTCGGCAAGGCGATCATCAAGGCCGGTGAGTACCTTCCCCCGCACGAGACCGTCTCCGACGACTATCCCTACCTGCTCACCACCGGCCGCACGCTCTACCACTTCCACACCCGCACGAAGACGGGCCGCGCCCCACAACTGCAGCGCGCCGCACCGGAGGTGTGGGTCGAGATGTCGGAGAGCGATGCCGAGCGGCATGGATGGTCGGAGGGAGACCTGTTGCGGATCGACACACCGCGCGGTCACGTCACCGCGCGACTGCGGATCAGTGGGATCAGGACCGGGGTGCTGTTCCTGCCCTTCCACTACGGCTACTGGGACACCCCCGCCGGTCACGAACCCGCGCTCGAGGGTCGCGCGGCCAACGAACTGACCTTCACCGATTGGGATCCGGCCTCGAAGCAGCCACTGTTCAAATCAGGTGCCGCCCGCGTCGAACGGGTCGCCGTCGCCGACGACGGGCCCTCCGCGGCGCCGACCACCACCGCGTCCGCACCCGTTTCCGGGACCGCCCCCGCCACCTCGGGTGGACCGGACGCCGAGACCACCGAGATGTTCGACGACGGAGGCCCGCGATGA
- a CDS encoding AMP-dependent synthetase/ligase, with protein MTPRTTTPSTLCEAFQTTAAAYPDKVALRTPDDSVRYTWRQYAQRVERLAAGLAGLGVKRGDTVGLMLTNRPEFHLLDTAALHLGAVPFSIYNSLTAEQITYVLGNAGNRVMIAEEQFVPVLRQAIGDTKVEHLVCIDGKPEGTMSLDDLEASAEPSFDFDAAWKAVQPSDLLTLIYTSGTTGPPKGVELTHANLLAELEATSSYLPTGPDDRILSYLPDAHIANRWGSHYSSLYSGMQITTLDDLKQAITVLPSLRPTLFGAVPQVWYKLKAAIDKTLAEESSPVKKKLALWAIDVGRKRARLQSDGKPVPRTLEVQHAVADKLVLSAIRGKLGLDQVRAAVTGAAAISPEVLEFVLALGIPCSEVWGMSETSCVVTMNRPGAIRIGTVGQAVPCAKIRIAEDGELLVSGPLLMKGYRNDPEKTADAIDSDGWLHTGDIGEIDADGYLRLIDRKKEIIVNAAGKNMSPANIEGALRAACPMLGGAVAIGNDRPYNVALLALDPDALAIFAEQHGLSGSHEELTHHPVVLESIAKSVEEANTKLSRVEQIKKYTVLPTIWEPSGDELTPTMKLKRKPIDAKYAEEIDKLYA; from the coding sequence ATGACCCCTCGCACCACCACCCCGTCGACCCTCTGCGAAGCCTTTCAGACCACCGCCGCGGCGTACCCCGACAAGGTCGCGCTGCGCACGCCCGACGACTCGGTCCGCTACACCTGGCGCCAGTACGCGCAGCGCGTCGAGCGCCTTGCCGCGGGGCTCGCCGGTCTCGGAGTGAAGCGCGGCGACACCGTCGGGCTCATGCTCACCAACCGGCCCGAATTCCACCTTCTCGACACCGCCGCACTCCACCTCGGCGCGGTGCCGTTCTCGATCTACAACTCGCTGACTGCCGAGCAGATCACGTACGTACTCGGCAACGCCGGGAACCGGGTGATGATCGCCGAGGAACAGTTCGTTCCCGTCCTGCGGCAGGCGATCGGCGACACGAAGGTCGAGCACCTGGTGTGCATCGACGGCAAACCCGAGGGGACCATGTCCCTCGACGACCTCGAGGCCTCCGCCGAGCCGTCCTTCGACTTCGACGCCGCATGGAAGGCCGTGCAGCCGTCCGACCTGCTGACCCTCATCTACACCTCGGGCACCACGGGTCCGCCGAAGGGTGTCGAACTCACCCACGCCAACCTGCTCGCCGAACTCGAGGCGACGAGTTCGTATCTGCCCACCGGCCCGGACGACCGGATCCTGTCGTATCTGCCCGACGCACACATCGCCAACCGCTGGGGTTCGCACTATTCGAGCTTGTACAGCGGCATGCAGATCACCACACTCGACGATCTCAAGCAGGCCATCACGGTGCTGCCGAGCCTGCGGCCGACACTCTTCGGCGCCGTCCCGCAGGTCTGGTACAAGCTCAAGGCTGCGATCGACAAGACGCTCGCCGAGGAGTCGAGCCCGGTCAAGAAGAAGCTTGCGCTGTGGGCGATCGACGTCGGACGCAAACGCGCCCGGCTGCAGTCCGACGGCAAGCCGGTCCCCCGTACCCTCGAAGTGCAGCACGCGGTCGCCGACAAGCTGGTGCTGTCCGCGATCCGCGGCAAGCTCGGCCTCGACCAGGTCCGCGCCGCCGTCACAGGTGCCGCCGCGATCTCGCCGGAAGTCCTCGAGTTCGTTCTGGCCCTGGGTATCCCGTGCTCCGAGGTATGGGGAATGTCGGAGACCTCGTGCGTGGTCACCATGAACCGGCCGGGCGCCATCCGCATCGGCACAGTCGGCCAGGCCGTGCCCTGCGCGAAGATCAGGATCGCCGAGGACGGCGAGCTGCTCGTCTCCGGCCCGTTGCTCATGAAGGGCTACCGCAACGATCCGGAGAAGACGGCGGACGCAATCGATTCCGATGGTTGGTTGCACACCGGTGATATCGGGGAGATCGACGCGGACGGCTACCTGCGGTTGATCGACCGCAAGAAGGAGATCATCGTCAACGCGGCGGGGAAGAACATGTCTCCCGCCAACATCGAAGGCGCCTTGCGTGCCGCCTGCCCGATGCTGGGCGGTGCCGTCGCCATCGGCAACGACCGTCCCTACAACGTCGCACTGCTCGCGCTCGATCCCGATGCCCTGGCCATTTTCGCCGAACAACACGGCCTCAGCGGCAGCCACGAGGAACTCACGCACCATCCCGTCGTCCTCGAGTCGATCGCGAAATCGGTGGAGGAAGCGAACACCAAGCTGTCGCGGGTCGAGCAGATCAAGAAGTACACGGTACTGCCGACGATCTGGGAACCCTCGGGCGACGAACTGACCCCGACGATGAAGCTCAAGCGCAAGCCCATCGACGCGAAGTACGCGGAGGAGATCGACAAGCTCTACGCGTAG
- a CDS encoding DUF732 domain-containing protein, with amino-acid sequence MRTFVSIALASATALALAACGGNGGAEGGEDTYIARLGEAGIDTGDRDALLAVGEEICDHLRTNADSADGNASATDLVVGFTEPARKAGYDPLDAVTISMASVTSLCSDALGEETSQEIQKQWDEFVTGRNALSDSLGG; translated from the coding sequence ATGCGCACGTTCGTTTCGATCGCCCTCGCGAGCGCGACCGCGCTCGCCCTGGCAGCCTGCGGCGGCAACGGTGGAGCCGAAGGCGGGGAGGACACCTACATCGCCCGTCTCGGAGAGGCGGGGATCGACACCGGCGACCGCGACGCCCTGCTCGCTGTGGGCGAGGAGATCTGCGACCACCTGCGGACGAATGCCGACAGCGCCGACGGGAATGCTTCGGCGACAGATCTGGTCGTCGGCTTCACCGAACCGGCCCGGAAGGCCGGCTACGACCCCCTCGACGCCGTCACCATCAGCATGGCGAGCGTGACGAGCCTCTGCTCGGATGCCCTGGGAGAGGAGACATCCCAGGAGATCCAGAAGCAATGGGACGAGTTCGTGACCGGACGGAACGCCCTGTCGGATTCGCTCGGCGGCTGA
- a CDS encoding response regulator — MRATAESDETWSAERLFAGPGESLERFRKADWSATPLGPVESWPPELRMAVRTVLPSEVPMLLWWGPQLVQIFNDAIIPVLGDKYPAAVAQPAPECWHEVWDEVGARVERAMAGTATFAEEELLFMQRHGYEEETYWTFSYSPIRDESGEVAGVFVATTDVTSRVLGERRLEALSRLGTVAITDSGMSVIDTCRNALDALAPSRQDIPLAALFLDARVVDPEDTQSNWKRLASIGTKPGFSGALLGPDEDRLLSKAVTAFEPIVVSDIAERSPDLLDQRRALGDHPIDSILLAPLRASGHDAPLGVLAVGLSPYRVFDDAYATFVELVVTKISGLLRDASAMDAERRRADAFAALDAAKTRFLESISHEFRTPLTLLLGPLQSVLDEAPALTDAQRQSLEASQRAAVRLRRLVDALLEVTRAEADPSGKSLKPSDPAALTAECVELFADAAHRAGLDLRSRIAEAAAEQTQLDPQLWAHIVLNLLSNAVKYTPAGSIDLDLDVEDDRLVLTVADTGLGIPEAELGRIFERFHRIESVGGRSQEGIGLGLSLVSDWVHALGGSVTVSSELGRGSTFTVSVPRVLGPVSESPAGTVPGDLSALYVGEAHQWDRDIVAEAGSSGQEKELPQILVIEDNADMRDYLTQLLRRENWHVDAVGDSDAALERIRSQPPHLVLSDIMLPGRDGVALLEEIRKDPATSRLPVILLTARAGTEATIGGLRTGADDYITKPFNPGELVARIRVNLELSWLREQLLAARERESDQLKTALETRSTMSKAVGLMMATFKCDADTAFEKLVAFSQHRNVKVREIAEQIVGDYTASLTNSSK; from the coding sequence ATGAGGGCGACAGCCGAGTCGGACGAGACGTGGTCGGCGGAACGCCTGTTCGCGGGGCCGGGAGAAAGTCTGGAACGGTTCCGGAAGGCCGACTGGTCGGCCACCCCACTGGGGCCGGTGGAGTCCTGGCCGCCGGAACTGCGCATGGCGGTGCGGACGGTATTGCCGTCCGAGGTGCCGATGCTCCTGTGGTGGGGGCCGCAGCTGGTGCAGATCTTCAACGACGCGATCATCCCCGTCCTCGGCGACAAGTACCCCGCGGCGGTCGCGCAACCGGCGCCGGAATGCTGGCACGAGGTGTGGGACGAGGTGGGCGCCCGCGTAGAGCGGGCGATGGCGGGTACCGCCACCTTCGCTGAGGAAGAACTGCTGTTCATGCAGCGTCACGGTTACGAGGAGGAGACCTACTGGACCTTCTCCTACAGCCCGATCCGCGACGAGTCCGGCGAGGTCGCGGGGGTCTTCGTCGCGACCACCGACGTGACCTCACGGGTACTCGGTGAGCGTCGCCTGGAGGCTCTGAGCCGCCTGGGTACGGTGGCGATCACCGATTCGGGCATGTCGGTGATCGACACGTGCCGGAACGCGCTGGACGCGCTCGCTCCGAGCCGGCAGGACATTCCACTGGCTGCGCTCTTCCTCGACGCCCGCGTGGTGGATCCCGAAGATACGCAATCGAACTGGAAGCGGCTCGCCTCGATCGGCACGAAGCCCGGCTTTTCCGGCGCGCTGCTCGGTCCGGACGAGGATCGATTGCTGTCGAAGGCCGTCACGGCCTTCGAGCCGATCGTCGTCTCCGACATCGCCGAGCGCTCCCCGGACCTGCTCGACCAGCGGCGGGCTCTCGGCGACCATCCGATCGACAGCATCCTGCTCGCGCCGCTGAGAGCGTCGGGACACGATGCCCCACTCGGTGTTCTCGCGGTGGGGCTGAGCCCGTATCGGGTGTTCGACGACGCCTACGCCACCTTCGTCGAACTCGTCGTCACCAAGATCTCGGGGCTGCTGCGCGATGCGTCGGCGATGGACGCCGAGCGTCGCCGGGCCGATGCGTTCGCTGCGCTGGACGCCGCCAAGACGCGGTTCCTCGAGTCGATCAGCCACGAGTTCCGCACACCGTTGACGCTGCTCCTCGGTCCGTTGCAGAGCGTGCTCGACGAGGCGCCGGCACTGACGGATGCGCAGCGGCAATCACTGGAGGCCTCGCAGCGCGCTGCGGTCCGGTTGCGGCGACTCGTCGACGCGTTGCTCGAGGTGACGCGTGCCGAAGCCGATCCGTCGGGAAAATCCCTGAAACCGAGCGATCCGGCGGCGCTCACCGCCGAATGTGTGGAGCTGTTCGCCGATGCGGCGCACCGTGCGGGTCTGGACCTGCGGAGCCGGATCGCCGAGGCTGCGGCCGAGCAGACCCAGCTCGATCCCCAGCTGTGGGCTCACATCGTCCTGAACCTGCTCTCCAACGCGGTCAAGTACACCCCGGCCGGGTCGATCGATCTGGATCTGGACGTCGAGGACGATCGACTGGTCCTGACGGTCGCCGATACCGGCCTCGGTATTCCGGAGGCGGAACTCGGTCGTATCTTCGAGCGCTTCCATCGCATCGAGAGCGTCGGAGGACGCAGTCAGGAGGGCATCGGGCTGGGTCTGTCCCTCGTCTCGGACTGGGTCCACGCACTCGGCGGAAGTGTGACCGTGTCCAGCGAGCTCGGGCGCGGCAGTACCTTCACCGTGTCTGTTCCCCGCGTTCTCGGTCCGGTGTCGGAATCCCCGGCCGGAACCGTCCCGGGGGACCTGAGTGCCCTGTACGTCGGGGAAGCGCACCAGTGGGACAGGGACATCGTCGCCGAGGCCGGATCTTCCGGGCAGGAGAAGGAGCTGCCGCAGATCCTCGTGATCGAGGACAACGCGGACATGCGCGACTACCTGACGCAGTTGCTGCGTCGTGAGAACTGGCACGTGGATGCGGTGGGGGACAGCGACGCCGCGCTCGAGCGAATCCGGTCGCAACCGCCACACCTCGTCCTGAGCGACATCATGCTGCCCGGCCGGGACGGGGTGGCGCTTCTCGAGGAGATCCGCAAGGACCCGGCAACGTCTCGCCTGCCGGTCATCCTCCTGACCGCCCGGGCCGGCACGGAGGCCACGATCGGTGGGCTGCGCACCGGCGCCGACGACTACATCACCAAACCGTTCAACCCCGGCGAGCTCGTCGCCCGTATCCGCGTCAATCTCGAATTGTCCTGGCTGCGTGAGCAATTACTTGCCGCGCGGGAACGCGAATCCGACCAGTTGAAGACGGCGTTGGAGACGCGGTCGACGATGAGCAAGGCGGTCGGGTTGATGATGGCCACGTTCAAGTGCGACGCCGACACCGCGTTCGAGAAGCTCGTCGCCTTCTCCCAGCACCGCAACGTCAAGGTACGGGAGATCGCCGAGCAGATCGTCGGTGATTACACCGCCTCGCTCACGAATTCGTCGAAATAG